Below is a genomic region from Raphanus sativus cultivar WK10039 chromosome 4, ASM80110v3, whole genome shotgun sequence.
acgttatcagcacaaTAGCCTCCACCCTGAAAAATCAGAAATAAACCCGAAACAGAAAAAATCCTAAAATCCGATGCTACTTCAAACAGCTATATCTCTCAAAACTTATGGATCCAGACGACGATccagatatcaaatcgaagctctTGACAAGGCGCATCCAATCAGAGACGCGCCCTCACGCTCAGCTACAATACCAGCAGtcgattttgttttgaaaactaAATCCGACTCCAAGAAGGATTTTTCTAAGAACTAAACTCcttatatttttgtgaatttattTAATCTTGATTAGTTTATGTGTTCATAACATCTAAGACTGCACTTGTTATATTCTTATTTGTTGTTTCATGAACCAATGggattaaaatcaaatatcaaCAAGGAGTTCAAAACCAAGAAGAACTGAACCAGTAGACGACGTCTCAAGCTCATCTCAGCTTCAATCAGCTCGTGATTTCCCCTCCTCTCTGGTGGTCCAAATCTACACTCCAgaggggatgatgcaacccTGATCAGCTATTCAACCTTGGAcaagctgaaaccagctgagGAGACTAAGAACGAGCTAAGTGACATTAActtggagctggatgagctaagttatactgaagatggagctggtttagctgctgggccAAATAGGCTTCTTTGAACCAAAGAAAAGTTCATAAAAAGTTCAATATGGGTATGTTTCTTGCCAAATTCGACCAGCCGATTCCTCAGTCCATTTCAATCCTTTctcatcaagaaatatcaaagaaagaagtcCTGATCATGCATGGGAAAGAGAGATTCAAAGATGAACTCAATTCTGGCCAAAAGTCAAGTGTTGCCTAGTTTTTACACAAGTCTTTGTTTCTAGTttctatgtttcttattttctgcACAATCATTATTGTTTTCTACAGATTGTAAACTATAAATGAGGCCTAAGTTGTCTGAATAAAatcattcaccttttttttttaatcaaaaaactCTTTAAATTTGTGAATcatttgttcagtttctgaacattGTTTGGCTAGaagttgattctctgcaaggctTTGGCCTCTGATCTTAGTTTGTGGGCGTAATACTCACGATCATTGGCACCTACACACAAGTGTTTGATCAACCCCATCGATGTACACTGAAGATCACCACCATCTCAACCTCAATCCATCATCCATCTCATCATCTTTCAAGGAGACACTACCATCCTTGTTCCAATCCGGAAATCACAAACCAAATCACGCTCAAAGATCAGTCAAAGGGATTCAAAACCAGCAAGGGTTTCATCAACGAGTGTTTAGGCAGATTGCCAAGATTAAGGGTTCTTAGAAGATTTGTGTGCAAGTGTTAGAGGATGTTCTACACTGTGCATCGTGATAGGGGGAGAGTAGCTCGACATGTTTTTGGGTAGATTAAGAATTGGTTTGTGTCAAGTCCAGTTGGACGTTGTGTAATCCGATTAGACAAATCGAGTGAGATTGTCTAAGTGATTGTTAGTAATAAAACTTAATGTTTGAAAAATCACTTTGTTCACTACTATTGGTATCCTATCAATCTttcaaaaacaagaagaagaagtagaagatAAGAACGTAATTAGGTCTACAGATggatatttatcttttatttatttagattttttttaaaatttttttaagaaatctaaatacaagaaataaaatataatttagatttATTTGAGGGCATaatggtatttaaaaaaaaattaaagtcctaatgtgaaaaagaaaatgtaGATAAAATTATAGAGAGACAAATCCAAattgaaaatatctatttttttttttccaattttctcCCAAACGTGATTCCTTGTTCAATTGGTATTgcctttttcttttatttgtattgccttttttttttaagtgtcGGCATAATCTAGTGTATATATAGATGCGAAGGGAATTTGGGTttagtgagaaaaaaaaaagaaaatatttggtGACACTACAATGGCAGAGGTTAGATGTCGCATCTCAGACGAAGATATGGTAGAGGGTTTTCTGAGACCAAAGGTGAACGGGGCAGCAACAGCAAACCCGAGATACATCGTAGACAACATGGAGGAGGATGTGTACAAACGAGAGCCGTGGCTGCTTCCGCAACCAGCAGATCCGATCCTAAACCCTAACGAGTGGTTGTACTTGGGGAAACGGGATTGGAAATATCTGTCGGCAGAAGGAGTTGATTGTGAGGGATCGTGGATGCCCGTCGAAGGTCGTAGCCGGATCCTGTCTGAGGATTCGGGTGAATTAATTGGGGGAAGCATGAGATTCAGATATTGCTTCAGGAACAAGAACGATAAATCAACTCCTATGGACTGGAGCAATTGGTTCATGCGAGAGTATCGTCTCTGTGACAAATTCGGCAACGCCATCAAAACACGTCATGTTCTCTGCAAGATTACTTGTTACCCCCACCTTtgactttgttgttgttgttgttaagTATTCTCTATTTTGACCCAGTTTGGTCTCTagcatatttgtttttttttccttcttgtACTACTTTCACATTTAATGAATGTCTTTTCTTAATCTCTATAAATCGATTTAGCTTAAGCTGATTTCCTTCTGTCCTTgctaaagtttttgttttgtttcttttgtcatatatatatatatatatatatcatcaactTGATCAGAGCTCTAGGGGTGTTAAGTGTGAATAATAGTGATTTGGATTGCCTCTCTATCTCACGGTTGATGTTAGTGATTACCACTAGATTCATGAAAATCTTCGTTTTCCATTGGTGTTGACTTCCAGGCACCACCAGACAACCACTTATGATAGGAAAAGAAGTTGGACTATGCCTAGACATTCTCAGATTTGCTAGGACGATGTTGCATCACCAGTCACTATAGATTGATGGAAAATCGTTTTGCCATTGGTGTGGGTGGCTGATGTGATTTAGAGCAACAGAAGAATAAATCAACTATGCATCTTTTACTGGagttatatttttgttacaCATTCATAATGTTGATCCTCTAGTTCTTGTTCATTTTTTGCAAAACTTGATTACCAATGGCACATCTCGTTTTGAAAATTCTGCTGCCATGAAGAGCTCCAAGGCAGGGGAATCAAGTTGCCTATCTAGGCCCCAGACAACAACTTATGATAGGAAATCGCGGTGCTAGAGTTGGAAGTTTCACATTTGGAACAGTATCTTAAATAGGGAATACTCTTATATCTTATAAGTTACAACAATATAAAGTAGATAATATCCACTCACCATAGGTCCATAACAAATGTTAACATAAAACCAAAGTTaacataaaaccaaaaaaacaattaaaacataGTACATTTTAAATAGGGAATACTCTTATATATCTAATAAATTACAACAATATAAAGTTGATAATATCCACTCACCATAGGTCCATAACAAATGTTATAGGATACGATCACAATTTAACCACATCCTTTTCCATAGGATCCTTCAATTAACAAAATTGAATAATCAGTTAATGATGCATAAAACTTCTGTACTAAATAGCTAAATGGTCTCTTCTTTTGACCAGAagcttggttttgttttgatataCTCATATACACGATATAGACACATGAAACAACCTAGATAAAAGTTCTGAAAATCAAATTGCTGCCTGGATGGATTTCTTCTCCCTTTATCACAATTTATTATTACGGTAGACTTCAGCTTGGATTAACACAAGACAATTTTTGagaagaaatgatttttttgcgAACTGCATATGGAGCGCAGAAGAACCTTTATTGTAATTTTGTTACCGTTCTTACAATACGGAATTATCTAATTTAAAGATGTAAAAAGAGAAAATGGCCAAAAAAAACCTAAACTTTCAAATCCAAGTAAAAAGTGAAGGTAAAACAGAGTATAGGAGACCTCAGACAAATAAAGAAATTATGCGATTTTATTATCTTGTTCATTACAACTCTCTGCCTTTCTATTTATACAAGCTAATAGATTATTCTAGAGACCTGACAGCTAGCCCTGACAGCTCACTGACAGTGATTCAAATCGGTTGCTCAGAGGGACTTGACCAGCTCGACAAAGGTACGGTTCCTCCTCTGCTTTgtctcttcctctgttttgtcTTATCCCTTTTGTTACCGTTGCAGTGTAGCTTGGGCTTGCGTTTGGGCCTTTCATGCTGTCTGATCCGTTGGGTCTAATATCCCCGCGCAAACTCGAGGTGGGTGACAACGCAACACCGAGTTTGGAACGTAAGCTGAAGTAGTTACGTTGAGGCAGTGACTTTGTAAACACGTCTGCGAGTTGGTGTGCAGCTGGAATGTGTTTGACGATCAGTGATCCATTGGCGACCTTTTCGCTGGCATAGTGATAGTGTGTAGCGAAGTGTTTTGATTTCCTATGCAGAACCGGATTGGCAGTGAAATGTACTGCAGACAAATTGTCACAGTAGATCTCGGCTGGTTCCGTTTGCTTCACGCCAATGCTCTTTAACATCAGACTGATCCATTCTATCTCTGCAGCTGTATCTGAGAGAGTTCTGTACTCTGCTTCAGTAGATGATCTAGCCACTGAGTCCTGACGTTTGGCTGACCAGGAGATTAGATTAGACCCGAGGAAAGTGCAGAAACCGCCTGTAGAGCGTCTTGTTTCTTGACAACCTCCCCAGTCACTGTCGCAATAAGCTCGTAGTCTTGAGTCAGAGTCTGATTCCAGCTGAATGCCCATCTCAAGTGTACCTTTGAGATATCTCAAAACTCGTTTTAAGAGGTTGAAGTCTGAGACAGAAGGTAGGTGCATCTTTTGACAAACAATGTTGACAGCAAACTGTATATCTGGTCTAGTCAACGTCAGATATTGGAGTTTGCCTGCTAAGCTTCGAAAGTATGTCGGGTTGGTGAAAGGTTCGTCTTGATGAGGAACTCTATCAAGTTGCAATGGCAGAGGAGTCGGCATCGGGGCGCAGTCCAGCATCCCAGCAGCTTGCAGGAGATCCGTTGCATATTTTGCTTGATTTAGAAACAAGCCTGTGAGAGTGAACTGAGCTTGTATTCCCAAGAAGTAGCTCAAAGGACCCATGTCTTTCATACAAAACTGTTTCTTCAATGCTTGAAGCAGTTGTTGAATCAACGACTGATTGTTTCCAGTAAGAACCATGTCGTCGACATAGAGCAGAAGAAACATGACGTCTTGTCCTTTGAGATATACAAACAGAGAGGGGTCTCCAGTGTTGCAAAGGAACCCAAACTCTAGCAAGTAGGAGCTGAACTTGTCAAACCACGCCCTTGGGGCTTGCTTAAGACcgtatattgctttcctcaagAGACATACATACTCAGGGTGATTCTTATCTTCAAATCCTGGTGGTTGTCTCATATAGACAGTTTCGGACAAGTCACCGTGGaggaatgcattcttcacatcaaGTTGTCATAAGTCCCATCTCTCAGTAACTGCAAGATGAAGGACCATTCTTACAGTAGCCGTTCTGACCACTGGACTATACGTTTCCAGGAAGTTGACTCCTTCTTCTTGCTCATTTCCTCTAGCCACTAAGCGTGATCTTCGTTTAAGAAACGTACCATCTGCGTTGAGCTTGACCTTGTGTATCCAACCACAGCCAATCGGTCTGACATCTGGGGGAGGAGGTACCAAGTCCCACGTGTGTGTTTCATCGCACATGTCTTTTTCTTCAGTCATAGAGCCAGTCCAACCTGGATCATTCAGAGCTTCAGCAAGAGTCTTTGGCACTTGAAGAATACCCTTAATCGCTAACAGAGCATATCTTGGGTTTGGTTTGACGACTCCAGCTTTATGTCTTGTCGTCATCTTGTGTGTGTTAAGCGGAGCTGGTGGTGGAACTACTGATGCAGGTTGATCATCAGGTTCAGACTCACTGCTTGATGAGGCTGAAGCCGAG
It encodes:
- the LOC130511314 gene encoding NAC domain-containing protein 96-like, with protein sequence MAEVRCRISDEDMVEGFLRPKVNGAATANPRYIVDNMEEDVYKREPWLLPQPADPILNPNEWLYLGKRDWKYLSAEGVDCEGSWMPVEGRSRILSEDSGELIGGSMRFRYCFRNKNDKSTPMDWSNWFMREYRLCDKFGNAIKTRHVLCKITCYPHL